ACGATGTGATGATGTAATGCCTGCAGTTCGATAAAGCAAAACCAAATGGAAACAAGTGCCAGTAAGCGTTAGGGTGGAGGTGGGCATTGCCCGTTCTACATAcacctttctcacacacaccacccctctctctctctctctctctctctctctctctctctctctctctctctctctcacacacacacacctctctctctctctctctctctctctcacacacacacctctctctctctctctctctctctcacacacacacacacaccacatacacgcctatctcacacacaccacaacacacacacctctctctctctctctctctctcacacacacacaccacatacacctatctctctctctctctctctctctcacacacacactacatacacgcctctctcacacatacaccacgCACAcctatgtcacacacacagctctctcacacacagcacagacaggagagagtggggcCGCAGACAGGTTGAGCATGGTGTCCTTCATAAGGTAATACAGCAGTCCTGCGTGTGGTGATAATCCAAACCCAGGCTGCATCACACAACACTCTGTGGAGATTACACAACCATGGCCAGCTGGACAGCCCTGGccactgcttctctctctcacacacacacactctctaacacacacactttctctctatcacacacactctctctctctctcacacacacacacacacacacatacattatctctctctgtgaacTGTCTAGTGACATGACATGAAGGGTAGCATGAAGGGGAACCATGCCTATATCAGGTATCTTTGCACACATGCGAGTGGGCAGCAGTTGCTTGGACTCACACAGACCAAGTTGTTGGCTTCCACATGCGCCTTTTAATGGTTCATCAGTCAAGTAACGGTGGGAGGAAAGTTTGGTGGTGCCGTTATTCTGAAGACAGAATACTGTAGGACGCAGGTGTCTCAAAATGCCCTCCAGGGAATGGTACGGGTGGAGAGAAGCTGAATCTCATTAGGACATGGGACTATTCCAACACAACTGCATTTCAACACTGGGCTGCATCTCCTTCCCACACATCCAGAGAGCTGTGCTGCTCGAGGCCAGGGACAGCCGAGGCAAGCCCCAGCCTCCTGTTCAGGGTGTCTATGTGGGCGTCCAACTGAAGTAGAAGACTGCCTTTTCTGCTGCTCCTTCTGCCCACTTgttcgcacacacagacaaggaagtcATCGTCTTTGTGTGCCTTGTCTGCCTACTGATACGGCTTCTCAGCTCACTTTTAATGATATCCTTCACGCGGGGCgtactctcacacacgctcggTTCCAGTCGGCAGAGAGGTGGTCCGCGTCCCTCCTTTAGTTGTTGTCTAATCGCATGTCGTTATTGTGCGAGCCAAGGCGTCGCCTGGAGGGGCAGACATCAGACTATCCAGTGGAGGAGTGGGCGGCCAGGTGTCAGGGGTGCTGCTGACTCACATGCTTGTGTCTGAGTCATTCTCCTGCAGAGAACACTCGAAAGATCTCCAGTCATCTGGAGTGCTTGTTGTGTTTGATGGTGGATGACAGGTCTTTATGTAATGTTCACATGCAAAATCCAGTAGATGCTGTTGGACTAGAGACGAGGAGGGGGCTGTATAATgctgacagacacactcagtGTCTGGGTTTGTGATGACAAGCTGTTTGCATAAGCAGCCATTGTCCTTGATATCACTCTAGTCCTACAATATAAAATGACTGCAGAAGTCATTACTTACAATTGATAACATAAATGCTTTAATTTCTAATGCTGATGTATTTCTGTCAATTTCATAGTTAAATGCAGTACATGTGACCACTGCTATAAACCTTAATGGATCTCTGTGGTCTTTGTTCCTTTGGCACCCTCTGGTGGCACAAACAGAAAGCACATGGCATTCGGGTGTGCTTCGAGAGATGATTCTCGGCAGAGATACAAACTGATTTCGAATGGTTCATTGAACACATTTGAAAACCAATAATTTTATTCATAAAACCtacaaatatacattttatttattcagcAAATATCAATGTTCTTCTCGTAGATGACAAGTGCAGAACATTTTACACCATCGACAGCATGTAGTCTAAAAGTCGAAACTTTGACATTTTGTACAAACAATAATCCTCACCATGGAAACCCCCTCGGGAATCCTGACACTAACAGAAAGCAGGACTCAGGTGGAGCACAGGTGTGGAACATAGGTGGTCCCTGTAGCAAAAACAAAATTAAGTTGTGGTAACTTTAATCATCAGAGTAACTCTGCAGTTTGACCAATGCAGACAGGCCTCTGTCGTGTTTCCTGGAGGAAGGCGACCAAAAAGCAGTAACCAGATACTTCACCGTCCAGATTGAATCAAACAAAAATGCCATTCTAagattgctttctctctctctctctttctctttctttctctctctctctctctgtctctcacgcacacacactcaaacaaatacacacacgcaaacaaacacacactcaacagaaAACACAGCCTGAACTCTCTGAGCGGTTACAAGTTAGGCTGAGTGGTGGCAGCTGGTTCCATCTAGGTGTAGTAGATGATCTCAGGTATCTGGCCATCCTCCACTGAAGTGCCATTGTTATTCCCAGGAGAGCTGAAGAAGAAAAACGTTGTCTTGGTCCCTGTCGAAGACTCATGGGTGACTTTTTTTAAGCCCTTCGTCCCATAGTGAGAGTCTGGACCCTGAGATACAGCAGACAGGCAGTTTAGTTCAAACTCAAGttccaagtcttttattgtcagttgCACAGAACACCAAgtaacctggcataacataacatataagtactctgAGGTTAGAGAGGTGTGGCTCTCTCAATACTTCAAGACGTTCCCACTCACTTTCTttgtctctatcacacacacacacacacacacacacacacacacacacacgaaggtaGGGTTACAGACAGTGATACTGCAGGTGTGTTTTGTGGTTAAGCCGTCGGGCAAGCTCACCTTCAAGGTTGCGCAAGCGGTGTAGCTCACGTTAGGTAGGATCTCCAGAGGCTGTTTGAACATCACCCTGAACGTGTTGGCTGAACCGTCACAGCTGAAGCCTGTGTCGTTCTGTCCCAGCGTCTGGCTGTTGTCACTGTCCATGATCTACAGGAACACAAGGTAGATTTtgcatgttttgtgtgtctTCCCCTTGAcacagtgtggggggggggggggggggggggggggaatagtcttcaacttccaaatgaATCCACTAACCTGTATGTTGACCTGATAGTCTGTAGGCCCATGTATGGACCCATACAGTCCCAACCCAACCACGTATATTCTTCTATTTACATTGAATCTACAGAGCAAAACCACAACCAGCAGAGAATGTTAATCAAAGTATTTCTCCCCTCTAACAACACAGCCTTTTCAGGTGTCCTTAATCCTCTATGGTGTCCAGGTAGGCTGTCTCACCTGATTCTGTCACTGGTGCCACTGTACCCCCAGCGACTTTCAACCTGCTGGAACCTATTAATGCTGCCCTCCTTGCCCCTCAGACAGCTGCGAGACCTGTCTATGTAGTCTACCCGCGGTTTGGGGTTTACTGTAAAGTGTAAAAACAGATTTACCACCTCCCGATCGAACAATATCCCAGACTGGGCAGGCCCTGTTGCACAAGAGAGAATATCAGACTGGTTTCTATGGTTACATTTTTTGACACATGACACAAATAatcacaataaatatatatatttggtaGTGTTCATGAATGTTCATGTGGATGAATTGAACGGATGAATGTTGCTATGGATGATGTTCATTTTCCCAAAGCATACACCGTATTTTCCAGACTATAAGTCACactttttttcatagtttggctggtcctgcgacttatagtcaggtgcgatttatatcaaaatatatataatttaacatgtttttaatgcatactgactgacatgaaccaacgagttcaacggattcagtgatgtggaatgagatcggAAGATTGGTGAACTATCTTACCGGTAACTTGCTTGTTGGACTCGCTAGCTTGTTATGTTAATTTATCCTATTCAGCCTCCCAGGTATGTTCTTTATGCTATTGTGTAACTgaataactgttaatgtgttACGTTAACATACCGGACAcatattcagcctgttgttctgtgtgctattgtgtagttgaataacttgcctttccAAATTAAATGTCTATTCTTGGTCTTGTATTTTGTTAAAAAAAGACTTAAAGTCCAGTGCGacttatatatgtttttttcctcttcatgaTGCATTTTTTGACTGATGCGACTTATACTCTGGAGCGACTTATAGTCCGAAAAATACTGTAATACGCTTTGCACTGAGAAGGTAGACAGCCCACCTGCAGCAAATTCCTCCACGGTCATGAGCGGGAAACGGATGAGCGTGAGAGCTTTCCCCAGAACTTTCTGCTTGTTCTCCGAGGTCAGTGTAAGCTGTTGTCTGTAACACTCTGCTTCGGCCCAGCGCACCACCGCCCCAAACAGACGGTTCTCTCGAATCCCTAAAGTGTCTCTCGCCAGAACCGCACACAGGgtgtctgcgcacacacacacacacacacacatcagatccACTGTGATCCAAGAGCCCTGAAGATTAAAACTGTTATAGTGATTAAGAACATTAGTCTATTGTCAGTTCGAGGGCCAAAAACGGGTGTTGCCGTACCAAGGTCGATATCCGTGAAGCCCTCTGCGTTTATAGCGTCCGCTGTGCTCTTGTCTATGGTGTCCAGGCACAGACTAGCCAGCTGTGGCTCGTCAAATAACCTTGCCTGGGAACAGAACAAGGTAGGCCGCATGACTGCATGACAGCTAGGCGTCTACGCACACCACAAGACTGGAAACTGTCACACTGGGAACTTCcagtgggggaaaaaaaggacTTAATGAATATGTTCCAAACATGTTTTAGCAAAGGAAAAATCACAAAACAGGAGGAATGACTTTGAGAATAGAATAGTCTGCTACCCATGTCAGCTCTGCAAGTGTTTATGGCTTCTAACCCAGTTCATGTTATGACTCATGCTCCACTTCCACTGCTCTTGAATAGTGGCTGACATGAAAGGTTCAGtacaggtctggactgggactgaaacacagcccgggactttgaaacacagaccggcccacgaccgtttattattattatacatttgatttttttgcattatgccaCGGCCGTTTAACTGGcctctcccgacggccagtccgcCCCTGGTTCAGTGTCTGTACCTGAGTGAGCAGCATGAAGGCGTTGTCAGCTCGCAGGTGTTTGGTGAGGAAGTCCACACAGTGACCCTCCAGGGCTGGGACAGCATACTTCTTAGCCGTGTACAGAGTCGTCATCACAGTCTCCGGACCAATGTGGACCTCGTCAGAGTACAGGAACCTGGATCAGGATAGACACACCCAGGGCACAATGAGGCCAATCAGAACAAGTTAAATACGTTCAAATGGAAATGACTAAGACCGTGCATATACACAGTGTATATATTTGGAAATGTTTTTTACAGACTGAGAATGACAAGAATGTATCTTGTTGTTGGAAAAAGTCGTTATCGTTCTGGGCCACTGACAAACTTAAAAGAGATAATTATCATTCAGTTTGTTTACCTTAGCAGAGCGAGGAAGGCAGCAGGTTCAACATCGGGTAACTCTATTTCAGCCGAGGTTGTGGCCATACCACCGTTGAACATGGCGTCGAATACAGCACTACCTGCAGCTAGAACGAATTTGTGGGCTGGTATCCTCTGTGCTTGTCTTCCTTTCCCTACAATAAATCTAACGTCACTTAGTAGTTCATTGTTGAAAAGAAACGCAAAGCGCTCTTTCAGCGAGCTCTTTGTGGCCTGCCAGTTGTACATAGGCTCCCGGTGTAGGCCCACAGACGGGGGACAAATCGGTGCCGTTGCGACGGCGACCGGTGCATTCGACACCGCTGCGACGTTCCTGCCCGCTCCAGAACGAGCGAAATTGGATGCTTGTCCTTCATAATTTGATGCGGGTCCGTCACCACCACCTCCTGTAGCCATTGTGTTGTTACGGTTATGTAGCGGAAATATTATTACGTCGATACTGTCCAACGTCTATAATGTCAATTGGTCATATTTACGGTCTATTTACAGGTTTTACCAGGAGAACGGACCATCACTTTGTCTTGTTGTTTACTTGCTCTGCGCAATCCAGAAATGATGTACACTTCCGGGGTTGACGCGTTTTCCTGTGTTGCGATAGATAGACCTATTTTTACGCTCACATGGTGTTTTCCAAACACCCACTAGAAGGCAATATTTCATCCATCAGTTAAGCACACAATGATCAGCTGCCCGACAAGGAATGCATTACTAACATAAAATATGTGCGGACGGGGAGATTGTAATATGATAAACTAGTCTCTCAACATTCCCCAATTCTGTTATTTCATTTTTGTGCAATATGGCAGTTTAACATAACGTAATCTTTTTAGTTTTGAAGCTAAGACATTATTGCACCATCGTCATATTCCGCCATGTCGAACCTGCCACTGTCATAAACACCTAATTTACAGCTACAGCCTTTTCCGTGTTGTCGACAGAGGGattaactgtgtgtgcgtgcgtgtgtcacaGCGTGCACGAGTGCCTGTGTTGTACGTCAAGACGATGCTGTTGTCTATACTATAGTGCTTTAGTTCTTCAGTTGAATGCTGtgcaattcaaaacattattgtCTAGTAGTGAAAATAAATCTTTTGAGTTTCTAAACGTAAAAGCAGTTGGCAATGAATGCGTCGGCTGGGACAGGAGTTTTTGTCTTGTCCTTGATGTCCATACCCGTCTCCTATTTATTCAATTCCCTTGTCTACAATAGcgggtgagtgagagacaatTTATGATGTGGTTGTTACCAATGCTTTAATGTATCTTGTTGCCTTGTCAATTAGAATGGATTGAGATTGGATTAAAAATTGCAAAGTGTGTTTGCGTATTTCTAACTAAACTGTTAAACTTTCAGCATCGAGGCAGTATTTTATGCTGGATCGACAACCCTTCTCATACTTGCGATATCAGCGTActttttaataaaaaagaaagcaCTTAAAGACCCTTTATTTTATGGtaagaaaaaatatttattatcaataatttaaataatttaaataGATCTCATTTGATGCCTTCAGTATGGATAGTCTGGTCCTGCCCTTAGTGTTTGCTGTTTACACCTTCCTGAGTGTGATGAACCTGATCATAGCGCTGGAGCAGGACGGCATCATCGACGACTTCATGACCTACTATCTCCAGAAGGCAAGTATCTACCTGAGGAAGACTGTGCTGTGAGTGAGTGCACACAACAAGAGATCGTGTCAGAAAATACGAGCCTCGTCTTtaacaaatgtattattattttgtagtgTCTGAAGAATGtttatgtgtgactgtgtctgtgtgctgtccaGGCAGATCCCTACATCAACACTGCGCATGGTCACATGACCTCCTACTGGGATGGCAGTGCCCACTATCTCATGTACCTTCTGATAGTGGCAGCAATAACATGGGGGTAGGTACTTCTTCTCTACAGTCCTGTGTCACCCCAACAACTCTTGATAGTCCTATACATGTTCAC
The window above is part of the Osmerus mordax isolate fOsmMor3 chromosome 13, fOsmMor3.pri, whole genome shotgun sequence genome. Proteins encoded here:
- the LOC136955602 gene encoding BTB/POZ domain-containing protein 1-like isoform X1, whose protein sequence is MATGGGGDGPASNYEGQASNFARSGAGRNVAAVSNAPVAVATAPICPPSVGLHREPMYNWQATKSSLKERFAFLFNNELLSDVRFIVGKGRQAQRIPAHKFVLAAGSAVFDAMFNGGMATTSAEIELPDVEPAAFLALLRFLYSDEVHIGPETVMTTLYTAKKYAVPALEGHCVDFLTKHLRADNAFMLLTQARLFDEPQLASLCLDTIDKSTADAINAEGFTDIDLDTLCAVLARDTLGIRENRLFGAVVRWAEAECYRQQLTLTSENKQKVLGKALTLIRFPLMTVEEFAAGPAQSGILFDREVVNLFLHFTVNPKPRVDYIDRSRSCLRGKEGSINRFQQVESRWGYSGTSDRIRFNVNRRIYVVGLGLYGSIHGPTDYQVNIQIMDSDNSQTLGQNDTGFSCDGSANTFRVMFKQPLEILPNVSYTACATLKGPDSHYGTKGLKKVTHESSTGTKTTFFFFSSPGNNNGTSVEDGQIPEIIYYT
- the LOC136955602 gene encoding BTB/POZ domain-containing protein 1-like isoform X2; its protein translation is MATGGGGDGPASNYEGQASNFARSGAGRNVAAVSNAPVAVATAPICPPSVGLHREPMYNWQATKSSLKERFAFLFNNELLSDVRFIVGKGRQAQRIPAHKFVLAAGSAVFDAMFNGGMATTSAEIELPDVEPAAFLALLRFLYSDEVHIGPETVMTTLYTAKKYAVPALEGHCVDFLTKHLRADNAFMLLTQARLFDEPQLASLCLDTIDKSTADAINAEGFTDIDLDTLCAVLARDTLGIRENRLFGAVVRWAEAECYRQQLTLTSENKQKVLGKALTLIRFPLMTVEEFAAVNPKPRVDYIDRSRSCLRGKEGSINRFQQVESRWGYSGTSDRIRFNVNRRIYVVGLGLYGSIHGPTDYQVNIQIMDSDNSQTLGQNDTGFSCDGSANTFRVMFKQPLEILPNVSYTACATLKGPDSHYGTKGLKKVTHESSTGTKTTFFFFSSPGNNNGTSVEDGQIPEIIYYT